In Hermetia illucens chromosome 1, iHerIll2.2.curated.20191125, whole genome shotgun sequence, one genomic interval encodes:
- the LOC119646349 gene encoding pancreatic triacylglycerol lipase-like, which yields MKGSLLVLVVGIACVLGYPVEDAAPEEQWELIPTADGYFRLINVKDAEFQASLEERADFDVKFFLFTKSNPSSSQQIITGDSGSLTNSYFSASRPTRIIIHGWRNDASSEVGSVVRTGYLNRGDFNVIVVDWGAGAGSLNYVTAKNNVPDAGKKVAAFINFLNAHGASSNNIYLIGHSLGAHVSGFAGKNANSKPNTIFGLDAALPLFSASDSSTRLAVGDAGYVETIHTDGGRLGFDSPIGTSSFYPAWGGVQPGCGLDVAGSCSHSRSYQYFAESLQANNQFLGQNCGDWNNLKNKVCTGGISLMGGEPSNHSIAGVFYVPVNSAYPYATGKV from the exons ATGAAAGGCTCACTTTTGGTTCTTGTTGTTGGCATTGCCTGTG TGCTTGGCTACCCAGTTGAAGATGCTGCGCCCGAAGAGCAGTGGGAATTGATTCCCACTGCCGACGGATACTTCCGTTTGATCAACGTCAAGGATGCCGAATTTCAAGCATCCCTTGAGGAGAGAGCTGACTTTGACGTGAAATTCTTCCTATTCACAAAGTCAAATCCATCCAGCTCCCAACAAATCATCACCGGAGATTCCGGCTCGCTGACCAACTCCTACTTCAGTGCCAGCCGTCCAACCAGGATTATCATTCATGGATGGCGTAATGATGCCAGTTCAGAAGTAGGAAGTGTCGTTCGCACAGGTTATTTGAACCGTGGTGACTTCAATGTAATCGTTGTCGACTGGGGAGCAGGTGCAGGAAGTTTGAACTACGTTACTGCCAAAAACAACGTTCCTGACGCTGGCAAGAAAGTTGCTGCTTTCATTAACTTCCTGAATGCGCATGGTGCTTCATCGAATAACATCTACTTGATTGGCCACAGTTTGGGTGCTCACGTTAGCGGTTTTGCTGGTAAGAATGCCAACTCAAAGCCAAACACCATCTTTGGACTGGATGCTGCCCTTCCATTGTTCAGCGCTAGCGATTCTAGCACTCGATTAGCTGTTGGCGATGCCGGTTACGTTGAAACCATCCACACAGATGGTGGACGTCTTGGATTCGACTCTCCTATTGGCACATCCTCCTTCTACCCAGCTTGGGGTGGCGTACAACCTGGATGTGGTCTTGACGTGGCGGGATCTTGCTCTCATAGCCGATCTTATCAATACTTTGCAGAATCATTGCAAGCCAACAATCAATTCTTGGGACAGAACTGTGGCGATTGGaataaccttaaaaataaagtatGCACAGGGGGCATTAGCCTTATGGGTGGAGAACCATCTAATCATAGCATTGCTGGTGTTTTCTACGTACCTGTTAACTCAGCGTACCCCTATGCCACTGGAAAAGTTTGA